One Mercurialis annua linkage group LG3, ddMerAnnu1.2, whole genome shotgun sequence DNA window includes the following coding sequences:
- the LOC126674829 gene encoding syntaxin-43 isoform X2: MHLLTLTIPVIQGALTVGLPPAWVDVSEEIAVNVQRARTKMIDLAKAHAKALMPSFGDGKEDQRLIEGLTHEITDLIRKSEKKLRKLSAAGPSEDSNVRKNVQRSIATDLQNLSMELRKKQSTYLKRLRLQKEGQDGDDLEMNLNGSKSRMDDDGLDDMVFNEHQMAKLKKSEAFTVEREREIQQVVESVNELAQIMKDLSVLVIDQGTIVDRIDYNIQNVATTVDEGLKQLQKAEKSQKQGGMVMCATALVIMCFIMLVLLILKEIFL, encoded by the exons ATGCACCTCTTAACACTGACGATCCCGGTAATTCAAG GTGCACTTACAGTTGGTCTACCGCCAGCATGGGTAGATGTATCAGAAGAAATAGCTGTTAATGTGCAGCGTGCACGTACAAAAATGATTGATTTAGCCAAGGCTCATGCTAAGGCTTTGATGCCTTCATTTGGGGATGGTAAAGAAGATCAACGCTTGATTGAGGGTCTAACTCATGAGATAACTGATCTTATAAGGAAGTCAGAGAAGAAACTACGAAAACTTTCTGCAGCTGGGCCTTCCGAGGATTCGAATGTGCGAAAAAATGTACAG CGGTCTATCGCCACTGACCTTCAGAATCTCTCAATGGAACTTCGCAAGAAACAGTCAACGTACTTGAAGCGCCTCAGGCTACAAAAAGAG GGTCAAGATGGGGATGATTTGGAGATGAACCTAAATGGTAGTAAATCCAGAATGGATGACGACGGCTTGGATGATATG GTGTTCAACGAGCATCAGATGGCCAAgctaaaaaaaagtgaagcCTTCACGGTGGAAAGGGAAAGAGAGATTCAGCAG GTTGTGGAATCGGTAAATGAACTTGCTCAGATTATGAAGGACCTGTCAGTACTTGTAATAGACCAG GGTACTATTGTTGACAGAATAGATTACAACATTCAGAATGTTGCCACTACAGTTGATGAGGGACTTAAACAGTTGCAGAAG GCTGAGAAATCTCAAAAACAAGGAGGGATGGTGATGTGTGCAACAGCGCTTGTTATTATGTGCTTTATCATGTTGGTTTTACTGATCCTCAAGGAGATATTCTTGTGA
- the LOC126674829 gene encoding syntaxin-43 isoform X1, which yields MASRNRTLLFKKYRDALKSVRAPSSQSATSTSSGGGGPVIELVSTSLLQNRNYAPLNTDDPGNSSKGALTVGLPPAWVDVSEEIAVNVQRARTKMIDLAKAHAKALMPSFGDGKEDQRLIEGLTHEITDLIRKSEKKLRKLSAAGPSEDSNVRKNVQRSIATDLQNLSMELRKKQSTYLKRLRLQKEGQDGDDLEMNLNGSKSRMDDDGLDDMVFNEHQMAKLKKSEAFTVEREREIQQVVESVNELAQIMKDLSVLVIDQGTIVDRIDYNIQNVATTVDEGLKQLQKAEKSQKQGGMVMCATALVIMCFIMLVLLILKEIFL from the exons ATGGCTTCGAGGAATAGGacgttattatttaaaaaatacagaGATGCATTAAAGAGCGTTAGGGCTCCGTCATCTCAATCGGCAACATCAACTAGCTCCGGTGGCGGAGGTCCGGTGATCGAGTTAGTAAGCACTTCGCTGCTTCAAAATCGAAATTATGCACCTCTTAACACTGACGATCCCGGTAATTCAAG TAAAGGTGCACTTACAGTTGGTCTACCGCCAGCATGGGTAGATGTATCAGAAGAAATAGCTGTTAATGTGCAGCGTGCACGTACAAAAATGATTGATTTAGCCAAGGCTCATGCTAAGGCTTTGATGCCTTCATTTGGGGATGGTAAAGAAGATCAACGCTTGATTGAGGGTCTAACTCATGAGATAACTGATCTTATAAGGAAGTCAGAGAAGAAACTACGAAAACTTTCTGCAGCTGGGCCTTCCGAGGATTCGAATGTGCGAAAAAATGTACAG CGGTCTATCGCCACTGACCTTCAGAATCTCTCAATGGAACTTCGCAAGAAACAGTCAACGTACTTGAAGCGCCTCAGGCTACAAAAAGAG GGTCAAGATGGGGATGATTTGGAGATGAACCTAAATGGTAGTAAATCCAGAATGGATGACGACGGCTTGGATGATATG GTGTTCAACGAGCATCAGATGGCCAAgctaaaaaaaagtgaagcCTTCACGGTGGAAAGGGAAAGAGAGATTCAGCAG GTTGTGGAATCGGTAAATGAACTTGCTCAGATTATGAAGGACCTGTCAGTACTTGTAATAGACCAG GGTACTATTGTTGACAGAATAGATTACAACATTCAGAATGTTGCCACTACAGTTGATGAGGGACTTAAACAGTTGCAGAAG GCTGAGAAATCTCAAAAACAAGGAGGGATGGTGATGTGTGCAACAGCGCTTGTTATTATGTGCTTTATCATGTTGGTTTTACTGATCCTCAAGGAGATATTCTTGTGA
- the LOC126674419 gene encoding protein DEHYDRATION-INDUCED 19 homolog 3-like, translated as MDADSWSARLSSASKRYQTVLQSRSDMFMGFEDIDGDDDIREEFPCPFCSEYFDIVGLCCHIDDEHPVEAKNGVCPVCAMRVGVDMVAHITLQHGNIFKMQRKRKLRKGGHHSTLTLLRKELREGNLQSLFGGASCIVNSSNAAPDPLLSSFILPMADDFTNAQPSFSNETSSIKKISNENVSERKTKSAPLSIKDQEEKARRSEFVQGLLLSAIDDEIL; from the exons ATGGATGCTGATTCATGGAGTGCTCGTCTCTCTTCAGCTTCTAAGAGATATCAAACTGTGCTTCAATCGCGATCTG ATATGTTTATGGGGTTTGAAGACATTGACGGAGATGATGATATAAGGGAGGAGTTTCCATGCCCGTTTTGTTCAGAATATTTTGATATTGTTGGGTTGTGCTGCCATATTGATGATGAACATCCTGTAGAGGCAAAAAATGGG GTTTGTCCAGTTTGTGCCATGAGGGTAGGAGTCGATATGGTTGCACACATAACCTTACAACATGGAAATATATTTAAG ATGCAGCGTAAGAGGAAATTGCGTAAAGGTGGACATCATTCAACGCTAACTTTATTAAGGAAAGAGCTGAGAGAAGGAAATCTACAGTCTCTTTTTGGGGGTGCTTCCTGTATAGTTAACTCATCCAATGCAGCACCTGATCCATTGTTGTCTTCGTTCATTTTGCCGATGGCTGATGATTTTACAAATGCTCAGCCTTCATTTTCAAATGAAACAAGCTCAATCAAGAAAATCTCGAATGAAAATGTTTCAGAACG AAAAACGAAGTCAGCTCCGCTGTCGATTAAAGATCAGGAAGAGAAGGCAAGGAGGAGTGAGTTTGTGCAAGGGCTGTTGTTGTCTGCAATTGATGATGAGATCTTATAA
- the LOC126673255 gene encoding uncharacterized protein LOC126673255 has translation MGKGGKVDSKRNSKTRVRLKDEGSDDSDEDYVAEVEEILSDDELEDLGNSLDEYASEESFGSYVEEEEDGEFRKVIRSKSRKGSRANGKIGGKTSRKRKRVSYEQEEEDDEDYVHDDDDDDDDEFSPEVNDDDDDDDDFLDEDEELTTKKKSTNMKVRNRGLQKRGVERGRKKRRKSRVSNKPLTKKRRKTRRLKKKERCEIDDEYEGDFIDDAPDAIEKSSKNSAVRRKYAVSDSEFVPSGSSDYEYTISEEEREQVREASKMYRGVKTSLRSSSSVKNIQEDGDLSQEGKSVARKGKEKVKEVKVEVGKQVCGICLSEEDKRRLKGTLDCCSHYFCFTCIMEWSKVESRCPLCKQRFKSITKNGRAALGVESKSAVIQVPKRDQVYQPTEEEIRSFIDPYENVICTECHEGGEDGLMLLCDLCDSPAHTFCVGLGRQVPEGNWYCEGCRPIALGSTSSQDLDTMAAHQRTTNSIFSRPSPNANTSDGLDSTLEPSPRRLFAHGFGNLSSPRFPGDGQLGAPVAGAGAATLTQRRQLHRHIHNLINMNRINHLNNRMDGISDANLRTVISNPHNDQLREASVQNSRTQETRASQGTFIDERWVANDHPSSSLQNGDLFSLRLSQIRMQALQDQSVSTTDRSINLTLWPELSAIAPISEHDQFQHHNSRHGLSSEVNMPPRSAREENQFYVVKEQLQSMVKSHLKSLSQNTELGPETSKDILRSSTHTILAACGLEHKRSEVHSIPPPSICMHGDRLIAGQTSILKGLCSSCFDSFVRDVVKTIMDTRLPQWLSLGL, from the exons ATGGGGAAGGGGGGGAAGGTTGATTCTAAGAGGAATTCTAAGACTAGAGTTAGGTTGAAAGACGAGGGTTCCGATGATTCCGATGAGGATTATGTAGCTGAAGTTGAGGAAATTCTGTCTGATGATGAATTAGAGGATTTGGGGAATTCTTTAGATGAATATGCATCGGAGGAGAGTTTTGGTAGTTATGTCGAGGAAGAGGAAGACGGGGAGTTTAGGAAGGTTATTAGATCGAAAAGTAGGAAGGGTTCTCGAGCTAATGGGAAAATTGGGGGTAAAACGTCGCGGAAGAGAAAGAGGGTTTCTTATGAGCAGGAGGAGGAGGATGATGAGGATTATGTCCATGATGATGACGATGACGATGATGATGAATTTAGTCCGGAGgtaaatgatgatgatgacgatGATGATGATTTTTTGGATGAGGATGAAGAATTGACTACAAAAAAGAAGAGTACTAATATGAAAGTGAGAAACAGAGGCCTTCAGAAAAGGGGTGTGGAACGAGGTCGAAAGAAGAGGAGGAAATCAAGGGTTTCAAATAAGCCTTTgacaaagaaaagaagaaaaacccGCAGGttgaagaagaaagagagatgCGAAattgatgatgaatatgaaggTGATTTTATAGATGATGCACCGGATGCGATAGAAAAAAGCAGTAAAAACTCAGCTGTGAGAAGGAAATATGCTGTATCAGATTCTGAATTTGTCCCATCTGGATCATCTGATTATGAGTATACCATCTCGGAGGAAGAGAGAGAGCAGGTTAGGGAAGCCAGTAAGATGTATAGAGGAGTAAAAACTAGCTTAAGGAGTTCATCATCTGTAAAGAATATTCAGGAGGATGGGGATTTATCTCAAGAAGGAAAATCCGTAGCAAGAAAAGGTAAAGAGAAGGTAAAGGAAGTAAAAGTCGAGGTGGGAAAGCAGGTGTGCGGAATTTGCCTCTCAGAAGAGGATAAAAGAAGGTTGAAGGGAACCTTAGATTGCTGTAGTCACTACTTCTGCTTTACCTGTATCATGGAGTGGTCAAAAGTAGAGTCTCGTTGCCCTTTGTGCAAACAGAGGTTTAAGTCGATTACTAAGAATGGAAGAGCAGCGTTGGGAGTTGAGTCAAAGTCTGCGGTAATTCAAGTTCCCAAGCGTGATCAg GTCTATCAACCAACTGAGGAAGAGATAAGGAGCTTTATCGATCCCTACGAGAATGTAATTTGTACAGAATGCCACGAAGGTGGGGAAGATGGACTCATGTTGCTCTGTGATCTCTGTGATTCACCTGCACATACTTTTTGTGTCGGCCTTGGACGTCAAGTGCCTGAAGGCAACTGGTATTGTGAAGGCTGTAGACCTATCGCTCTTGGATCCACGAGCTCTCAAGATCTGGATACTATGGCGGCTCATCAACGGACAACAAACAGTATTTTTAGTCGACCATCCCCTAATGCAAACACCAGCGATGGCTTAGATTCCACTTTAGAGCCTTCACCTCGTCGTTTATTTGCTCATGGATTTGGAAATCTGTCATCTCCCAGATTTCCCGGTGATGGCCAGTTAGGTGCTCCAGTAGCTGGAGCAGGAGCAGCAACACTGACACAGAGACGCCAGCTACACCGTCATATACATAATCTGATTAATATGAACAGAATCAATCATTTGAATAATAGAATGGATGGGATTTCAGATGCCAACTTGCGAACTGTTATTTCAAACCCTCACAATGATCAGTTAAGGGAAGCCTCCGTTCAAAATTCAAGGACACAAGAAACTAGAGCGTCACAAGGTACATTTATCGATGAGAGATGGGTAGCAAATGATCATCCATCTTCTTCTTTACAAAATGGGGATCTGTTTTCTTTGAGGCTAAGCCAAATAAGAATGCAAGCCCTTCAGGATCAAAGTGTTTCAACAACTGACAGGTCTATCAATTTGACATTGTGGCCTGAACTCTCAGCGATTGCTCCAATATCCGAGCATGATCAATTCCAGCATCACAACAGCAGACATGGCTTGTCATCTGAAGTTAATATGCCACCTCGCAGTGCTAGAGAAGAGAACCAGTTCTATGTGGTAAAGGAACAACTGCAGTCGATGGTTAAAAGCCACTTGAAAAGCTTGTCTCAAAACACTGAATTAG GCCCCGAAACTTCTAAGGACATTTTAAGGAGTTCGACACATACCATCTTAGCGGCGTGCGGTCTCGAGCACAAAAGGAGCGAAGTTCACTCGATACCTCCGCCATCGATTTGTATGCATGGCGATAGACTGATTGCTGGGCAGACAAGTATATTAAAAGGTCTTTGCTCATCTTGTTTTGATTCTTTTGTAAGAGATGTAGTGAAGACAATCATGGATACAAGATTGCCACAATGGTTAAGTTTAGGTCTTTAG
- the LOC126674952 gene encoding kinesin-like protein KIN-14G yields MSTEQVGSSSSSPFSVVSVVEEILQQHGNGTSRSRDFDMVSRKADEPSLRRYEAACWIRKMVGVVGGKDLPAEPSEEEFRLGLRSGLILCIVLNKVQPGAVPKVMELASDSVINPDGAGGALSAFQYFEYVRNFLVSVEEMGLPTFEAGDLEQGGKFARIVNCILALKSYNEWKQNGGTGIFKYGGSFKPLNSGTIKPFMRKIADSTRSSSLGSNDHSFLNDLSHELNESNSSRSLHMLVRAVLANKNQEEIPNIVESMLNKVMKEFETRLASQQELIKSEMTPSTPDMSLQRSTSSDSKMEEETSSPITSRDASPKIRTEESFEQKDDHDQESNIQLMKQKMLVEQQQSDIQELKNTLHTAKEGMQLLQVKHLEEFNSLGKHMRSLAHAASGYQKVLEENRKLYNQVQDLKGNIRVYCRVRPFLPGQQSRFSTVDHIEEGNITILTPSKYAKEGKKSFSFNKVFSPMATQEEVFSDTRPLIRSVLDGFNVCIFAYGQTGSGKTFTMTGPKELTEESLGVNYRALSDLFLLQDQRKEIICYEISVQMLEIYNEQVRDLLANDSVNKRLEIRNSSQNGINVPEASLVSVSSPSDVLNLMDIGHKNRAVSATAMNDRSSRSHSCLTVHVQGKDLTSGATIRGSMHLVDLAGSERIDKSEVTGDRLKEAQHINKSLSALGDVISSLAQKSSHVPYRNSKLTQLLQDSLGGQAKTLMFVHISPETEATGETISTLKFAERVATVELGAAKVNKDSGEVKELKDQIANLKAALARKDTDSEQHSQHSRSSTPERHRLRMGGHSGSWHSVGDSNSRRESLDNASNPEMRNCKSSIQRRRSLDINELRMNSPPWPPVGLVVQNGKEDDKESASGDWVDKVMVNRLDNLNGEENLLGQWELDNRQLPEPFFSEPSKIYQEQISFSNSKSPKKIKDSPELHDAQSRRFDAISTDGSEELEAGTSDSSEPDLLWQSNLSRTNTIPNGVGFKSKKTLDKGLRRPETKSLIPSLIPSPSKKPSGVSPVKNKTVRPIVGSDIKRKTSRAK; encoded by the exons atgtcGACAGAACAAGTAGGATCATCATCATCGTCACCATTCTCTGTAGTTTCTGTTGTGGAAGAAATTCTTCAACAGCATGGAAATGGAACCAGCAGATCAAGAGATTTTGATATGGTCTCAAGAAAAGCTGATGAACCTT CACTTAGAAGATATGAAGCAGCTTGCTGGATCAGAAAAATGGTGGGAGTTGTTGGAGGGAAAGATTTACCAGCAGAGCCATCAGAAGAAGAATTCAGGCTGGGATTGAGAAGTGGATTAATATTGTGCATTGTTCTTAACAAGGTTCAACCTGGAGCAGTGCCAAAG GTTATGGAATTGGCTAGTGATTCTGTGATTAATCCTGATGGAGCAGGTGGTGCTCTCTCTGCATTTCAGTATTTTGAATATGTTAGAAATTTTCTTGTCTCTGTTGAGGAAATGGGGCTTCCTACTTTTGAAGCCGGTGATCTCGAACAG GGTGGAAAATTTGCTAGGATAGTGAACTGTATATTAGCACTGAAATCATACAATGAGTGGAAACAGAATGGTGGAACTGGTATATTTAAATATGGTGGAAGTTTCAAACCATTAAACAGTGGAACTATCAAACCTTTCATGAGAAAAATTGCAGACTCTACAAGAAGTTCTTCATTAGGCAGCAATGATCACTCTTTCTTGAATGATCTCAGCCATGAACTCAATGAATCG AATTCATCTCGTTCGTTGCATATGCTAGTTCGTGCTGTTCTTGCTAATAAGAATCAAGAAGAAATACCAAAT ATTGTAGAATCTATGCTGAATAAAGTCATGAAGGAGTTTGAAACGCGATTAGCAAGCCAACAAGAATTG ATCAAAAGTGAAATGACACCATCTACCCCTGACATGTCTCTTCAAAGAAGTACTTCTAGTGATTCAAAG ATGGAAGAAGAAACTTCTTCACCAATCACATCAAGAGATGCTTCCCCGAAAATCAGAACAGAGGAGAGTTTTGAACAAAAAGACGATCATGATCAAGAATCGAACATTCAGCTTATGAAACAGAAAATGTTGGTTGAACAGCAGCAGAGTGATATTCAG GAATTGAAGAACACTCTTCACACTGCAAAAGAAGGAATGCAGTTATTGCAGGTTAAACATCTAGAGGAGTTCAACAGTCTAG GAAAGCACATGCGGAGTCTAGCTCATGCTGCTTCAGGATACCAGAAAGTGCTTGAAGAAAACCGCAAGTTATACAACCAAGTGCAGGACCTAAAAG GAAATATTAGAGTATACTGCCGAGTGAGACCATTCTTACCTGGCCAGCAAAGCCGTTTCAGTACTGTGGATCACATAGAAGAAGGAAACATTACAATCCTGACTCCCTCAAAATATGCAAAAGAGGGAAAGAAATCATTTAGTTTCAATAAAGTTTTTAGTCCTATGGCGACTCAAG AGGAAGTATTCTCAGACACTCGGCCTTTGATACGATCAGTTCTTGATGGTTTTAATGTGTGTATATTTGCATACGGCCAAACAGGATCTGGAAAAACTTTTACTATG ACTGGCCCCAAGGAACTTACAGAGGAAAGTCTAGGTGTAAACTACAGGGCATTGAGTGATCTATTTCTTCTACAAGACCAAAGAAAGGAAATTATTTGCTATGAAATCTCAGTGCAGATGCTCGAAATCTACAACGAGCAAGTCAGAGATTTGCTTGCTAATGATAGTGTTAATAAAAG ATTAGAAATTCGCAACAGTTCTCAGAATGGAATTAACGTACCAGAAGCGAGCCTTGTGTCCGTATCTTCACCATCTGATGTTCTAAATTTGATGGACATTGGACACAAGAACCGTGCAGTGAGTGCTACAGCAATGAATGATCGGAGCAGTCGGTCTCACAG CTGCCTGACAGTTCATGTTCAAGGAAAAGACTTGACATCTGGAGCTACAATTCGTGGTTCTATGCACTTGGTTGATCTAGCAGGAAGTGAACGCATCGATAAATCTGAGGTGACCGGGGATAGATTGAAAGAAGCACAACATATCAACAAATCTCTTTCGGCATTAGGAGATGTCATTTCGTCTCTCGCACAAAAGAGCTCTCATGTTCCTTACAGGAACAGCAAACTCACACAACTACTTCAAGATTCACTCG GAGGACAAGCGAAGACTCTGATGTTTGTACACATAAGTCCTGAGACTGAAGCTACTGGTGAAACGATTAGTACTCTAAAATTCGCTGAACGAGTTGCCACGGTTGAGCTGGGTGCTGCTAAAGTTAATAAAGATAGTGGTGAAGTGAAGGAACTCAAAGATCAG ATTGCTAACCTAAAGGCGGCCTTAGCCAGGAAGGATACAGACTCAGAGCAGCATTCACAGCATTCCAGATCCAGCACCCCGGAAAGACACAGGCTGAGGATGGGCGGACATTCTGGTTCGTGGCATAGCGTTGGAGATAGTAATAGTCGCAGGGAATCACTTGACAATGCTAGTAATCCCGAG ATGAGGAACTGCAAGTCTTCAATCCAGAGAAGACGAAGCTTGGACATCAATGAACTGCGAATGAATTCACCTCCTTGGCCACCCGTCGGCCTTGTTGTACAGAACGGGAAGGAAGACGATAAGGAATCAGCGTCTGGGGACTGGGTAGATAAGGTGATGGTGAACAGACTAGACAATCTCAATGGAGAAGAAAATCTTTTAGGACAATGGGAATTAGACAATAGACAATTACCAGAGCCATTTTTTTCAGAACCTTCAAAGATTTACCAGGAACAAATATCTTTTAGTAACTCTAAATCTCCAAAAAAGATCAAAGATAGCCCAGAATTACACGATGCACAGAGTCGGCGGTTCGATGCAATATCTACTGATGGTTCTGAAGAACTTGAGGCTGGAACTAGTGATTCTTCTGAACCAGATTTGCTATGGCAATCTAATCTTTCAAGAACAAACACCATTCCTAATGGGGTCGGATTCAAATCGAAAAAGACTCTTGATAAGGGATTGAGAAGACCAGAAACAAA GAGTTTAATTCCGTCACTAATTCCGTCGCCATCGAAGAAACCAAGCGGAGTGAGTCCAGTAAAAAACAAGACTGTAAGACCGATAGTTGGTTCTGATATTAAGAGAAAAACTAGCCGGGCAAAGTGA